Proteins found in one Zea mays cultivar B73 chromosome 1, Zm-B73-REFERENCE-NAM-5.0, whole genome shotgun sequence genomic segment:
- the LOC100273164 gene encoding uncharacterized protein LOC100273164, which yields MMAEAARVQPRQQDGWVDEFEGVMYDIFLRLPPKSVVRCRAVCRSWLRVASDRRFLLDHHRRQPSLPLLYFILDDLRGPEVSQSEYRLEVLDLRANDNKLQTVLGFSSHVNWLMIPHDHERRLALHGSCNGVLLLSSDDRQLSSVDRLYLYNPTTRHWGCLPPLHSDNTIAGLYWHRISDDYRVLYFRLHEDGKYCYYVMEAGTRKQRLVSRQVSLIHSPWPAGSARRSPPVLLHDNLHWPPVSSRPESIAVFNTVTEEFWFMRSPAIYVDSLLISNVKLLDMEGVLALSSSCREATGDDGPLRVDLWFLEDYNNDRVWVCKYRIELPVEEISRFHAFLDGWNAVVVSHEGDVLVYLWNLLLGYDSEGNSVANLPCDCRFLEIGPHMLKRSLVPHASLGMYNPTNHLFSDD from the coding sequence ATGATGGCCGAGGCAGCGAGAGTGCAGCCGCGGCAGCAGGACGGTTGGGTCGATGAATTTGAAGGCGTCATGTACGACATCTTCCTCCGCCTGCCCCCGAAGTCCGTCGTTCGATGCCGCGCCGTCTGCAGGTCTTGGCTCCGCGTCGCCTCCGACCGCAGGTTCCTTCTCGACCACCACCGCCGCCAGCCCTCTCTGCCCCTCCTCTACTTCATCCTCGACGACCTCCGCGGCCCGGAGGTCAGCCAAAGCGAGTACCGGCTCGAGGTATTGGACCTCCGCGCCAACGACAACAAGTTGCAGACTGTCCTCGGATTCTCCAGCCACGTCAATTGGTTGATGATCCCCCATGACCATGAGAGACGGCTCGCTCTCCATGGCTCCTGCAACGGGGTCCTCCTCCTATCCTCCGACGACCGCCAGCTATCCTCCGTCGACCGCCTATACCTCTACAACCCAACCACGCGCCACTGGGGTTGCCTGCCACCACTTCACAGCGACAACACCATCGCAGGACTTTACTGGCACAGGATCTCGGACGACTACCGGGTGCTCTACTTCCGGCTCCATGAAGATGGAAAGTACTGCTACTACGTCATGGAGGCCGGCACCAGGAAGCAGAGGCTGGTCAGTCGTCAGGTATCCCTAATACACTCCCCATGGCCAGCCGGGTCTGCACGGCGCTCACCGCCGGTCCTCCTTCATGACAACCTTCACTGGCCCCCTGTCTCATCAAGGCCCGAGTCCATAGCCGTCTTCAACACGGTCACCGAAGAGTTCTGGTTTATGCGTTCTCCTGCCATCTACGTGGACAGCCTGCTTATCTCAAATGTGAAGCTGCTTGACATGGAGGGCGTTCTTGCCTTGTCAAGTAGCTGCAGAGAGGCTACTGGGGATGACGGGCCCTTGAGGGTTGATCTGTGGTTTCTGGAGGACTACAACAACGACCGTGTTTGGGTCTGCAAGTACCGCATTGAATTGCCGGTGGAAGAAATCAGCCGTTTCCATGCATTCCTGGATGGATGGAATGCTGTTGTTGTGTCCCATGAGGGAGATGTGCTGGTTTATCTCTGGAATCTCCTGTTGGGATATGACAGTGAAGGAAATTCAGTAGCAAATTTGCCGTGTGATTGCAGATTTCTGGAGATTGGTCCACATATGCTTAAGCGGAGCCTTGTTCCTCATGCATCGCTTGGGATGTACAACCCAACAAACCATCTTTTCTCTGATGACTAA